Proteins found in one Roseimicrobium gellanilyticum genomic segment:
- a CDS encoding ThuA domain-containing protein, with amino-acid sequence MHRCRHFSQLLLPAFLIAAPAGAQDQSPVPGESPRVKEGLVLSLDASVQASLRQASSLPPLLNRRAVDAWLDDAKGQAHAVQPVADRRPVLVSNQDAAFLRFDGKDDFLSVTPGRQLAPEVTIFLLAAPKKNSGTFSALLSTAETGKNDYTSGLNVDQGPATTDGLSVINVESAGAAGFRDLLVPGILGAAERPFGAFHVFTIRSRIGKTGNEVFVDGIKAGDRERLESHIGLDQITVGARRYSHDAGQPPYVQGFFAGDMAAVLIYNRALTDAERDKVEQQLMAKMPALHALSDGVQGHALEVLESPPLVQMLVPGFTVEELPLRIGNLNNIRYRADGKVVALGYDGRIHLLSDTNGDGLEDRSTPYWDQTTMRGALGIVVSEKGDPHGKGVFVASKGKVSFFPDANDDDRADGEKVIASGWKETFHGVDTIGLARDPKDGSLYFGLGCTNFADGYLMDRNTGKSGYDVRGVRGTIQRLSADFSQQETICSGVRFTCALAFNRAGDLFASEQEGATWLPNGNPFDELLHIERGKHYGFPPRHPKHLPDVVDEPAVMEYGPQHQSTVGMVFNEGVNGGPSFGPKFWAGDVIMCGESRGKLWRTKLVKTPQGYVAQNHLLACLGMLLVDACVTPQGDLLLACHSGPPDWGTGPAGEGRLFKIRYLGKETPQPVMAWASALDEFRIAFDRKLDPADWAAALKKIRIEAGQFVSAGDRYETVRPGYQVVRDQMGAPRRWVEVLGLSMSQDQRTLILRVSRQTEAVGYAVTLPVPQKWIPKGGLEQKAEMDLALTLNGVVGSSKAATGEATTCVLPHPSVFVSKELSRGSADHETFFEKVTEGGTVSMSALVDSSNPFVPAVQPGAKLDWDATTDPFVNALFTVCSGGKSDEVRITHDLANAGRLKPLSVTASALSSLGDLYLEGQGRKLALGTSRVYVPWTAETRKTSEKATPALAKVRTDVKGNWMEGRRLFFGQAACFTCHTLRGEGLAFGPDLTNLVHRDRGSVLQDILRPSATINPDQFGSVVKMKDGTSLAGIIRAGAGETVKIGLPGSAQMEMSRDKVAANEPMKISLMPEDFSKRLSATQQEDLLTFLLTAPLEPATITRVDPPAPAPRSLKEMASLLPPTASAEMRATWKPLRILLVIDTKDHGIDEHDYPLWLERWTRLLSLGEKVQVDTCEGFPSVEKLAKADVTVFYSRNTGWDLRTAKLLDDYQERGGGLVYLHWAIEGGKHAMPLAERVGLAFSFSKFRHGDMELEFTTSGHPITQGFKKLKFTDESYWNLRGEPSRVSLLATSQEDQAPQPQLWTMERGKGRVFGCIPGHYTWTFDDPLYRLLVLRGICWAAKQDDVERLSELSLIGARVQP; translated from the coding sequence ATGCATCGCTGCCGCCATTTTTCCCAACTGCTGCTCCCCGCATTCCTAATCGCCGCTCCCGCGGGAGCGCAGGATCAGTCGCCCGTCCCTGGAGAATCGCCGAGGGTGAAGGAAGGCCTCGTGCTCTCGCTGGACGCCAGCGTGCAGGCATCGCTGAGGCAGGCATCCTCGCTACCGCCTCTGCTGAACCGCCGGGCGGTGGATGCATGGCTCGATGACGCGAAAGGCCAGGCGCATGCAGTGCAGCCGGTGGCGGATCGCAGGCCGGTCCTCGTGAGCAATCAAGATGCGGCGTTCCTGCGTTTCGATGGGAAGGATGATTTCCTGTCCGTCACGCCGGGAAGGCAACTCGCTCCTGAGGTCACAATCTTTCTACTGGCGGCGCCGAAGAAAAATAGCGGGACGTTCTCCGCCCTGCTTTCCACAGCAGAGACCGGCAAGAACGACTACACCAGCGGGCTGAATGTGGATCAGGGTCCGGCCACCACGGATGGGCTGAGTGTGATCAATGTGGAGTCCGCAGGCGCAGCGGGATTTCGTGATCTGCTGGTGCCCGGCATCTTGGGAGCGGCGGAGCGGCCCTTTGGCGCGTTTCATGTGTTCACGATTCGTTCACGCATCGGCAAGACAGGCAATGAGGTCTTCGTGGATGGCATCAAAGCCGGTGACCGCGAACGCCTGGAGTCCCACATCGGCCTGGATCAAATCACCGTGGGAGCGCGACGCTATTCACATGATGCGGGGCAGCCTCCCTATGTGCAGGGATTCTTCGCAGGGGACATGGCAGCGGTGCTGATCTACAATCGCGCGCTGACAGATGCGGAAAGGGACAAGGTTGAGCAGCAACTCATGGCGAAAATGCCGGCCCTGCACGCACTCTCCGATGGGGTGCAGGGACACGCGCTCGAAGTATTGGAGAGCCCGCCGCTGGTGCAGATGCTCGTGCCTGGATTCACCGTGGAGGAGCTGCCGCTACGCATCGGGAATCTGAACAACATCCGCTACCGAGCTGATGGCAAGGTGGTGGCGCTCGGTTATGATGGGCGCATCCATCTCCTGAGCGATACCAATGGGGACGGACTGGAAGATCGCAGCACACCGTATTGGGATCAGACGACAATGCGTGGCGCACTGGGCATCGTGGTTTCCGAAAAGGGCGATCCCCATGGCAAGGGTGTGTTCGTGGCCAGCAAGGGCAAGGTATCCTTCTTCCCCGATGCCAATGACGATGATCGTGCTGACGGAGAGAAGGTGATTGCCTCCGGCTGGAAGGAAACTTTTCATGGCGTGGACACGATTGGCCTCGCAAGAGATCCCAAGGACGGCTCGCTCTACTTTGGTCTTGGCTGCACCAACTTTGCGGACGGCTATCTCATGGACCGGAACACGGGCAAGTCAGGCTATGACGTGCGCGGAGTGCGTGGAACGATCCAGCGGCTGAGTGCGGACTTTTCCCAGCAGGAGACGATCTGCAGCGGTGTGCGGTTTACGTGCGCGCTGGCCTTCAATCGCGCAGGAGACCTTTTCGCAAGCGAGCAGGAGGGCGCGACCTGGTTGCCCAACGGCAATCCCTTCGATGAACTCCTGCACATCGAGCGTGGGAAGCACTATGGCTTCCCGCCCAGGCATCCCAAGCATCTGCCAGACGTGGTGGATGAGCCCGCCGTGATGGAGTATGGCCCGCAGCACCAGAGCACCGTGGGCATGGTTTTCAACGAGGGCGTGAACGGTGGTCCGTCGTTTGGCCCCAAGTTCTGGGCAGGCGATGTCATCATGTGCGGCGAGTCACGTGGCAAACTCTGGCGCACCAAGCTGGTGAAGACGCCACAGGGATACGTGGCGCAAAATCATCTCCTTGCCTGCCTGGGAATGCTGCTTGTGGATGCGTGCGTGACGCCCCAAGGAGACCTGCTGCTGGCCTGCCACAGTGGTCCTCCGGATTGGGGCACCGGGCCCGCGGGCGAAGGCCGCCTCTTCAAGATTCGCTATCTGGGAAAAGAAACTCCGCAACCAGTGATGGCGTGGGCTTCGGCCTTGGATGAGTTTCGGATTGCCTTTGATCGCAAACTCGATCCCGCGGACTGGGCGGCCGCGCTGAAGAAGATTCGCATCGAAGCCGGGCAATTCGTCAGCGCCGGGGACCGCTATGAGACCGTGCGTCCCGGCTACCAAGTGGTGCGGGACCAAATGGGTGCCCCACGGCGCTGGGTGGAAGTGCTGGGTCTTTCCATGAGCCAGGATCAGCGGACACTCATTCTACGTGTGTCCAGGCAGACAGAGGCGGTGGGTTACGCGGTGACATTGCCGGTGCCACAGAAGTGGATCCCCAAGGGTGGCCTGGAACAAAAGGCAGAGATGGACCTGGCGCTCACCTTGAATGGAGTGGTCGGGAGTTCAAAGGCGGCCACGGGTGAAGCCACCACCTGTGTGCTGCCGCATCCTTCGGTGTTTGTATCAAAGGAACTTTCCCGTGGCTCTGCTGACCATGAAACGTTTTTTGAGAAGGTGACTGAAGGCGGCACGGTGTCCATGAGTGCTCTGGTGGACTCGTCCAATCCCTTTGTCCCAGCAGTCCAGCCGGGAGCGAAGCTCGACTGGGACGCCACGACAGACCCCTTTGTGAATGCGCTCTTCACGGTGTGCAGTGGTGGAAAGAGTGACGAAGTGCGGATCACTCACGACCTCGCGAACGCGGGAAGGCTCAAGCCTCTCAGTGTCACTGCGAGTGCTTTGTCATCATTGGGGGACCTTTACCTCGAAGGTCAGGGCCGAAAGCTCGCGCTGGGAACATCACGCGTCTATGTGCCATGGACCGCAGAAACCAGGAAGACGAGTGAAAAGGCGACACCTGCGCTCGCGAAAGTCCGCACCGATGTGAAAGGGAACTGGATGGAAGGGCGGCGGCTCTTCTTCGGTCAGGCCGCATGCTTCACGTGCCATACGTTGCGCGGGGAGGGACTCGCCTTTGGGCCGGACCTCACGAATCTCGTCCACCGGGATCGTGGCTCTGTGCTGCAGGACATCCTGCGTCCCTCCGCCACCATCAATCCCGATCAATTTGGCAGTGTGGTGAAGATGAAGGATGGCACCAGTCTCGCGGGCATCATCAGAGCCGGAGCAGGAGAGACGGTGAAAATTGGCCTGCCGGGCAGTGCGCAGATGGAGATGAGTCGCGACAAGGTGGCAGCCAACGAGCCCATGAAGATCTCGCTCATGCCAGAAGACTTCAGCAAGCGGTTGAGCGCCACGCAGCAAGAAGACCTGCTGACCTTCCTGCTGACGGCACCGTTGGAACCTGCGACCATCACGCGCGTGGATCCTCCTGCGCCTGCGCCACGTTCCTTGAAGGAAATGGCTTCCCTGCTGCCACCAACAGCGTCCGCTGAAATGCGTGCCACATGGAAGCCGCTACGCATCCTCCTTGTCATCGACACCAAGGACCACGGCATTGATGAGCATGACTATCCACTGTGGCTGGAGCGCTGGACGCGTCTGCTCTCCCTCGGTGAGAAGGTACAGGTGGATACCTGCGAAGGATTTCCAAGCGTTGAGAAACTCGCCAAAGCAGATGTAACGGTGTTCTACTCCCGAAACACAGGTTGGGATCTGCGGACCGCCAAGTTGCTGGATGACTATCAGGAACGTGGCGGCGGGCTCGTCTATCTCCACTGGGCCATTGAAGGCGGAAAACACGCCATGCCTCTCGCGGAGCGTGTGGGCCTTGCCTTCTCATTCTCGAAGTTCCGACATGGTGACATGGAACTTGAGTTCACAACTTCCGGGCACCCGATCACCCAGGGATTCAAGAAGCTGAAATTCACGGATGAGTCCTATTGGAACCTGCGTGGTGAACCCAGCCGCGTGTCATTGCTCGCCACTTCACAGGAAGATCAGGCACCGCAACCGCAGCTCTGGACCATGGAGCGCGGGAAGGGGCGTGTCTTTGGCTGCATCCCAGGACACTACACCTGGACGTTCGATGACCCGCTCTACCGTCTTCTCGTATTGCGTGGAATCTGCTGGGCGGCCAAGCAGGACGACGTCGAGAGGCTCTCTGAACTGTCCCTGATTGGGGCCCGTGTACAGCCCTGA
- a CDS encoding Gfo/Idh/MocA family protein: protein MNTDSKPAFSRRRFVASAGLVAGTMITRPLFGADAPSNKLNILLIGVWGRGLAHYDALSEENVVALCDVNEKRFPDALKRFPNATTYVDWRKALDHKGLDAVVICTTDHTHAFIASWALSRNLHVYCEKPLAITVNEARAVRAKWEEKKGKLATQVGMQRHAQANFRRVRELIHDGVIGDLQAAYAWGNRQIRRSGYLPAEGTPPEGFNYDLWLGPAPYRPYNPGYFKGGAGANCLEWNMFWDFGAGQIGDMGSHTMDIVWNVVDAKLPTSVSAKGEAFNSDVTPVECESHFEHPANDWRGPITVSWYQGGVMPRAPKPMIDLTKIGHGAMFKGSKGFLISDFDTRMVLPFGDDADLTYYKPRTKETLIPPVGHFQKEWLAACREPSKKTSCDFGYSADMIEQMLLGLVAYRVGKKIQYDPKTGKSPDTPEADTFMGKQYRDGWTMDG from the coding sequence ATGAACACTGACTCCAAGCCCGCTTTCTCACGCCGACGCTTCGTGGCCTCCGCAGGCCTCGTGGCTGGCACGATGATTACCCGCCCGCTCTTCGGTGCGGATGCTCCCAGCAACAAGCTGAACATCCTGCTTATCGGTGTGTGGGGCCGTGGCCTCGCGCACTACGATGCTCTCAGCGAAGAGAATGTGGTAGCGCTTTGCGACGTAAACGAAAAACGTTTCCCGGACGCGCTCAAGCGTTTTCCCAATGCGACGACGTATGTCGACTGGAGAAAGGCGCTGGATCACAAGGGCCTCGACGCCGTGGTGATCTGCACCACCGACCACACGCATGCATTCATCGCGAGCTGGGCCCTGAGCCGCAACCTCCACGTGTATTGCGAAAAGCCCCTCGCCATCACCGTAAATGAAGCCCGTGCCGTGCGTGCGAAATGGGAGGAAAAGAAAGGCAAGCTCGCCACGCAGGTGGGCATGCAGCGCCACGCACAGGCAAACTTCCGCCGTGTGCGCGAGCTCATCCATGACGGCGTCATCGGTGATCTCCAGGCCGCCTACGCGTGGGGCAACCGCCAGATCCGCCGCTCCGGTTATCTTCCTGCGGAAGGCACGCCTCCCGAGGGCTTCAACTACGATCTCTGGCTCGGACCTGCTCCCTATCGCCCCTACAACCCCGGCTACTTCAAGGGCGGTGCGGGTGCAAATTGTCTTGAATGGAACATGTTCTGGGACTTCGGCGCCGGCCAGATTGGCGACATGGGCAGCCACACCATGGACATTGTGTGGAACGTGGTGGATGCCAAGCTGCCAACCTCCGTCTCGGCGAAAGGTGAAGCCTTCAACTCGGACGTCACGCCCGTGGAATGCGAGTCGCACTTCGAGCATCCCGCCAATGACTGGCGCGGCCCCATCACGGTGAGCTGGTATCAGGGAGGCGTGATGCCACGTGCACCCAAGCCGATGATCGATCTCACCAAGATCGGCCACGGCGCGATGTTCAAGGGATCGAAGGGGTTCCTGATTTCCGACTTCGACACGCGCATGGTCCTGCCCTTCGGTGATGATGCCGATCTCACCTACTACAAGCCACGCACCAAGGAGACACTCATCCCGCCGGTGGGGCACTTCCAGAAGGAGTGGCTTGCCGCCTGCCGCGAACCCAGCAAGAAGACTTCCTGCGACTTTGGCTACAGCGCGGACATGATTGAGCAGATGCTGCTGGGCCTCGTGGCCTACCGTGTCGGTAAGAAGATTCAGTACGATCCGAAGACCGGCAAGAGCCCTGATACGCCTGAAGCGGACACCTTCATGGGCAAGCAGTATCGCGACGGCTGGACCATGGACGGCTAA
- a CDS encoding O-acetyl-ADP-ribose deacetylase, translating into MSAKLQALRADITTLAVDAIVNAANTTLMGGGGVDGAIHRKAGRELVNECATLYGCRPGEAKITKGYKLPARHVIHTVGPVWRDGTRGEAQTLEFCYRNSLQVARAHGLRTLAFPCISTGVYGYPPEKAAKVAVDTVRAVTAEHPDAYDDITFCCFSDSDLNLYQELLAA; encoded by the coding sequence ATGTCCGCAAAACTTCAGGCCCTTCGAGCTGATATCACCACGTTGGCGGTGGATGCGATTGTGAACGCTGCCAATACCACGCTGATGGGGGGAGGTGGTGTGGATGGCGCCATTCATCGCAAGGCAGGTCGCGAGCTGGTGAATGAATGTGCCACGCTCTATGGGTGCCGCCCCGGTGAGGCCAAGATCACCAAGGGGTACAAGCTTCCTGCCAGACATGTGATCCACACCGTGGGCCCCGTGTGGCGTGATGGCACACGGGGAGAAGCTCAAACGCTGGAGTTTTGTTATCGCAACTCGCTTCAGGTGGCGCGTGCTCATGGTCTGCGCACGCTTGCGTTTCCATGCATCAGCACCGGAGTCTATGGCTATCCTCCAGAGAAAGCGGCCAAGGTAGCCGTGGACACCGTGAGGGCCGTCACGGCGGAGCATCCGGACGCGTACGACGACATCACCTTCTGCTGCTTCTCGGATAGCGACCTGAATCTCTATCAGGAACTCTTGGCGGCCTGA
- a CDS encoding serine hydrolase domain-containing protein, translated as MRGGRRSLGLALAMMLLAKAALHGQTAATPPLQQLDSKYTREFSKAIHQAVWDRVIAGATWHVEHRGVWREGCYGFRAKAPEKESISQDTIFDLASLTKVVATTPSIMLLVEQGRVKLDAPVSTYIPQFAGGVRERITVRHLMVHTSGLKPGLPRNPAWSGYSSGMGWACVAFPTTDPDEKFRYSDINFILLGEIVRRVSGEPLDVFAAKHIFQPLGMKDTGFNPPASWRPRIAPTEKDETEILLRGVVHDPTSRRMGGVAGHAGLFSTVADVSRYARMILNNGELDGVRVLKPETVRLMTTPHTPAGMQDKRALGWDMDTPFSKPRGNFGATSFGHTGFTGTCLWIDPESRSFYVFLSSRLHEQAKGADVRKLYLKLGDRASKALLSIPATPQAAKSS; from the coding sequence ATGAGAGGCGGACGTCGCAGCTTGGGACTGGCACTTGCCATGATGCTGCTGGCGAAAGCGGCGCTTCATGGACAGACAGCGGCCACGCCCCCGCTTCAACAGCTCGACAGCAAGTACACCCGGGAATTCAGCAAGGCGATTCATCAGGCCGTTTGGGACCGCGTCATTGCAGGAGCCACATGGCACGTGGAGCATCGGGGAGTGTGGCGGGAGGGTTGCTATGGATTCCGCGCGAAGGCACCGGAAAAAGAGAGCATCTCTCAGGACACGATTTTTGACCTCGCCTCCCTGACCAAGGTGGTCGCCACCACACCCAGCATCATGTTGCTGGTGGAGCAGGGAAGGGTGAAGCTGGATGCGCCCGTATCCACATACATTCCTCAGTTCGCCGGCGGGGTGCGGGAGCGCATCACGGTGCGGCATCTCATGGTGCACACGTCAGGATTGAAGCCTGGGCTTCCCCGCAATCCTGCGTGGTCCGGCTACAGCAGCGGCATGGGCTGGGCGTGTGTGGCTTTCCCAACCACGGACCCGGATGAAAAATTCCGGTACAGTGATATCAACTTCATCCTGCTGGGTGAAATCGTGCGTCGCGTGTCGGGCGAGCCATTGGATGTCTTTGCGGCGAAGCATATCTTCCAGCCGCTTGGGATGAAGGACACAGGGTTCAATCCGCCTGCCTCATGGCGTCCACGCATCGCTCCGACAGAAAAGGACGAAACCGAGATCCTGCTGCGTGGCGTGGTGCATGATCCCACCTCACGGCGCATGGGCGGTGTGGCAGGTCACGCAGGGCTCTTCAGCACGGTGGCGGATGTTTCCCGCTATGCGCGCATGATTCTGAACAACGGGGAACTCGATGGCGTGCGCGTGCTGAAACCGGAGACCGTGCGTCTCATGACCACACCGCACACACCCGCCGGAATGCAGGACAAGCGGGCCCTCGGCTGGGACATGGACACTCCCTTCAGCAAGCCTCGTGGAAACTTTGGCGCGACCAGCTTCGGCCACACCGGCTTCACGGGCACCTGCCTGTGGATCGATCCCGAGTCACGCTCCTTCTACGTCTTCCTCAGCAGCAGACTGCACGAGCAGGCAAAAGGCGCAGATGTGCGCAAGCTCTATCTGAAGCTGGGCGACAGGGCATCAAAAGCACTCCTCAGCATTCCAGCCACACCTCAGGCCGCCAAGAGTTCCTGA
- the ispD gene encoding 2-C-methyl-D-erythritol 4-phosphate cytidylyltransferase: protein MSTTAIIVAAGNSSRMGFHKLTADLLGKPVLRWTIEAFDACPSVDALLIVVGDATREMVLDWAELGIFKKPITLSEGGVQRYLSVYEGLKRLSEDTDIVAVHDGARPLITTEQITRCIERARACKAAVCARPMTETLKRADVHGVISGDIDREHAWVMETPQVFDKALLSLAYEHVVKDGLLVTDEVSAVQLLNEPIHVVDNPLPNLKVTYPSDLELAARLLRSAKTKQPES from the coding sequence ATGTCCACCACTGCCATCATCGTTGCCGCCGGGAACAGTTCCCGGATGGGTTTTCACAAGCTGACCGCCGATCTACTCGGTAAACCTGTGTTGCGCTGGACCATTGAGGCCTTTGACGCGTGCCCGTCGGTGGACGCCCTTCTCATTGTGGTGGGCGATGCGACGCGCGAGATGGTGCTGGATTGGGCAGAGCTAGGCATCTTCAAAAAACCCATCACGCTCAGCGAGGGTGGGGTGCAGCGCTATCTGAGCGTTTACGAGGGCTTGAAACGCCTGAGCGAAGACACCGATATCGTGGCTGTGCACGATGGCGCGCGCCCACTCATCACCACGGAGCAGATCACGCGCTGCATTGAGCGTGCTCGTGCCTGCAAGGCTGCCGTATGCGCACGCCCCATGACAGAAACGCTCAAGCGCGCGGATGTGCATGGGGTGATCTCCGGTGACATCGATCGGGAGCACGCCTGGGTGATGGAGACTCCCCAGGTATTTGACAAGGCGCTTCTCAGCCTCGCCTATGAGCATGTGGTGAAAGATGGCCTCCTGGTCACGGACGAAGTCTCCGCCGTGCAGCTCTTGAACGAGCCCATCCACGTGGTGGACAATCCCTTACCCAATCTGAAAGTCACCTATCCCTCCGATTTGGAACTGGCGGCACGTCTATTGCGCAGCGCCAAGACGAAGCAGCCTGAGTCATGA
- a CDS encoding LamG-like jellyroll fold domain-containing protein: MALLPCPLRAEFRAGAAVVDISPPKLPVLVNGGMLSRYVDKINTKVHARAIVVADGKTQAAIVVADSCMMSREVLDDAKKAAAAKTGIPMDRILISATHAHSAPSSMGCLGTDPDPAYVPYLKEKLVEAIAAAQAKLEPARIGFAKANAAEFTALRQWIRRPDRVVEDPFGNMTVRANMHAGRKWEDVTGESGPEDPDLSIISIQTKGGKPLAVMGNFSMHYFGDKDISADYFGLFSEGLKQRIDPQGMMVGIMSHGCSGDIYRVDYKVPEADRPKPTIDEYTNGLLDIAMKAYAGIEYRDKVDVAMAEKRMTMKYRVPDKQRLEWAQRIVTEMGDRPAKNPTEVYAREQIILHERQQTEIVVQALRIGDIGIATTPNETYAITGLKIKAASPLKHNMVIELANGGDGYIPPPEMHAWGGYNTWAARSAGLEVMAEPKITQAAIALLEEVSHAPRKPWKLAMGPASKTIAQMKPLMWWRLNEFGGPLAEDDSGNHRDATYEGGVAYYLDGPNAAPFTGGEVNRAPHFVSGRLCSEFAGMDADYSVSLWVWNGMPNDGRDVSGWFYSRDHNHGLSTYGEHLGVGGKSGNTGKLIFQGDKLLAGKTEMPRWTWQHVVLVRSGNSVRVYLNGSLEIEGESRASNITDCFFGGRSDHDSGWEGRLDEIAVFNRTLSADEVARLGANSPK, encoded by the coding sequence ATGGCCCTTCTCCCGTGCCCGCTCCGAGCGGAATTCCGGGCTGGCGCCGCCGTGGTGGATATCAGTCCGCCGAAGCTTCCTGTCCTGGTGAATGGAGGCATGCTGAGCCGCTATGTGGACAAGATCAACACGAAGGTCCATGCCCGCGCCATCGTGGTCGCCGATGGGAAGACCCAGGCCGCCATTGTGGTGGCGGATAGCTGCATGATGAGCCGGGAGGTGCTGGATGATGCCAAAAAAGCGGCGGCGGCGAAGACAGGAATCCCCATGGATCGCATCCTGATTTCCGCTACTCACGCGCACTCCGCGCCCTCTTCCATGGGGTGCCTCGGAACAGATCCTGATCCCGCCTATGTGCCCTACCTCAAAGAAAAGCTGGTGGAAGCCATCGCCGCCGCCCAAGCGAAGCTGGAGCCGGCGCGCATTGGTTTTGCAAAGGCGAACGCCGCGGAGTTCACCGCGCTGCGGCAATGGATCCGCAGGCCTGACCGCGTGGTGGAGGACCCGTTTGGCAACATGACCGTCCGGGCGAATATGCATGCTGGCCGTAAATGGGAGGACGTGACCGGCGAGTCGGGACCTGAGGACCCGGACCTGTCCATCATCTCCATCCAGACCAAGGGAGGCAAACCGCTGGCGGTGATGGGCAACTTCTCGATGCACTACTTTGGAGACAAGGACATCAGCGCGGACTACTTCGGACTTTTCTCAGAAGGGCTGAAACAGCGCATCGATCCCCAGGGCATGATGGTGGGCATCATGTCCCATGGCTGCAGCGGCGATATTTATCGTGTGGACTACAAGGTGCCGGAGGCGGACCGCCCCAAGCCGACCATCGATGAATACACGAATGGCCTGCTGGACATCGCCATGAAGGCATACGCGGGCATTGAGTATCGTGATAAGGTCGATGTGGCCATGGCCGAGAAGCGCATGACGATGAAGTACCGGGTCCCGGACAAGCAACGCCTCGAGTGGGCCCAGCGCATCGTGACGGAGATGGGGGACCGCCCCGCAAAGAACCCGACCGAGGTCTACGCCCGTGAACAGATCATCCTCCACGAGCGGCAGCAGACGGAGATCGTCGTGCAAGCTCTGCGAATCGGAGACATCGGGATCGCGACCACGCCCAACGAGACCTACGCCATCACGGGGCTGAAGATCAAAGCAGCCAGCCCATTGAAGCACAACATGGTCATCGAATTGGCCAATGGCGGGGACGGCTACATTCCTCCGCCGGAGATGCACGCCTGGGGTGGCTACAACACCTGGGCGGCGCGATCCGCGGGCCTGGAGGTCATGGCGGAGCCAAAAATCACACAGGCAGCAATCGCACTTCTTGAGGAGGTCAGTCATGCGCCTCGCAAGCCATGGAAGCTTGCCATGGGCCCTGCTTCAAAGACCATCGCGCAAATGAAACCCCTGATGTGGTGGCGCCTCAACGAATTTGGAGGGCCACTGGCTGAAGATGACAGCGGAAATCATCGTGATGCCACCTACGAAGGTGGTGTCGCCTATTATCTTGATGGACCCAATGCGGCGCCGTTCACCGGAGGTGAAGTGAATCGCGCCCCGCATTTTGTGAGTGGCCGCCTGTGCTCGGAATTCGCTGGAATGGACGCTGATTATTCCGTCTCACTCTGGGTCTGGAATGGCATGCCGAATGATGGCCGCGACGTGAGCGGTTGGTTCTATTCGCGCGATCACAACCACGGTCTGAGTACCTACGGTGAGCATCTCGGGGTGGGCGGCAAAAGCGGCAACACCGGCAAGCTCATCTTCCAGGGAGACAAGCTCCTGGCAGGCAAGACAGAAATGCCCCGCTGGACCTGGCAGCATGTGGTGCTGGTCCGTTCAGGCAACTCCGTGCGGGTCTACTTGAATGGCTCCCTCGAGATCGAAGGAGAGTCGAGAGCGTCCAACATCACAGACTGCTTTTTCGGAGGCAGAAGCGATCATGACTCCGGTTGGGAAGGCCGCCTCGATGAGATCGCTGTCTTCAATCGCACGCTGAGTGCCGATGAGGTGGCCCGTCTCGGGGCGAATTCCCCGAAGTGA